GAATCTGTTACAGATTTCTTTCTTCCTGCATCTGCTTTGAATCTATTTAGGTGAAGACGAATATTCTTAGTCGTACTATTGCCGCTAGGATCGGTCAGTGTTAGCTGAATATTCTTTAAAATAGTATCTGCAAGCATAAACTCGGTTTGAGAAAACTCAGAACTAACTATGGAACAATTATCGTAACCTAAAGAGCCAAGTGAGTCTAGGATGATTTCAGCTTTTCCACTAGAATTAAGAGTAAGAACAATGGAATCCAAAGTAATAGTAGGCTTAATTGTATCTAAAACAGTAATAGTTACCTGTCCTATTTGGGTGTTGCCTGCATTGTCACTGGCATACACATTTGTAGATTGATCTTTGGCACTGTTGCAATTAAATGATTGATTATCTAATACAGTAATACTCGAAATTCCCGAAGGGTCATTTACCAAGTTTTCAATCATCGAAGAGCTAAATTTACCTTCCCCTTTTTCGTCGAGATAGATAGAAACAGAACCTGAGATATTTGGAGGTAAGTTGTCAACAATATTTACCATTAAAGCTTTGGCAGATACATTTCCATGGTTGTCTATTGCTATTATTTCAAGAATTCCGGACGACATTTCTGTTGTTAAAATTTCTTGATTTGCTGTAATCTGTTTTATTCCACATGGATCAAAAGCCAGCGGAGCTAACAGCTCTTGGGTCAGTACTACCTGCCCTTGAGCATTTGCAAAGAATGTTACTGGTTCGTCAATGATGTATGGTTCTATTTTGTCGAAAACTCGAATGCTGACGGCTTTTGAACTTTTATTTCCATAAGTATCCATTGCAGTTAATATAACCTGCTGGTCGCCTACATCATTACAAGAAAACAAGGTTCTGTCGAGAGATAAATTATAATAACCAGTATTGTCGCTAGTACCATAGTCCAAATCTCTAGGATCTAGCTCACCATATCCATCACTGTTTAGGAATACATCAGCAGTTCTTGTTCTCACTATAGGTCCTGTTCTGTCGGCTACGGTTAGTCTTGAATAACAAGATGAAGACAACATTTGAACGGTGTTACTTTCAGTAACTGTTAACTGTACATAATACTCGCCTACACTAAATGGGCCGTAATTATCAAGCGTAAGGTTCAGAGGATTATTGTCTGGGTCAAAGGAGCCATTGTTTGCATCTTCTACCGCCACCATAACTGTTTCAGAATTACCTAGTTCCTTATTGATGTCCTTACATTTAGCCGTTGGCGGTCTATTTGGGTTTATAAGCGTAATATTAAAATTGGAAGAAGAATTGAAGCTGTCAATGAAGGGCGGTGTAAAAGGAGTGGGTGGTATAGTAACTCTAATAACCTCAACCACTCTTATTTCATATGCACTTCCAAAATTCAAGTTGTTAATCGTGAATGACCTAGAACTTGCACTAATATTATCAATTACTGTAGCAGGCATGCCTACAACATTATAAGAAATTTGAAATCGGTTTAAACTTACTCCAGGGGAAATCGTAACATCGGTTTCTCCCCATGCGACCATTACTGAGTTAGATGTTCCTACTTGTGTAACACTCGATATTGGCGTAGTAGCTAAAGTTTCCAATACTGCTAAAAGTAGCAAGCTTAAAATTGTGTGTATTTTTTTCATAACTAAATAAGTTTTGATGTTTTCAAATCCATTTATTTCACTATTTCTAAAGGAATGTTGCTGTTCTCGGTCTGAAGTGCTGCTGAAGAATTGCAGGCACTTTGAATTTTTGCAGAGAAAACTGAACCTGTTTTAGCTTCAAATCCAGGTTTTAATTCAATTGCATTTCCAGCCATGAAATTGACATTAGCGGGTGAATTAATCTTATTAAGAGCCACTATGTAACTCACAGCCTGCTGAGTCATATTGGAATTGATAGGTGAAACATTCACAATGGTTATTGCCTCGCCAGAAATTTGTACCGTGAGGATTGCGGGATCGCTATACCTAGTGCATCCTGATTGCGAAAGTTTACACCTAAATTGTTGACCATTCAGGGCAACTGATGGAAAGGTTAAATCTA
This portion of the Spirosomataceae bacterium TFI 002 genome encodes:
- a CDS encoding Por secretion system C-terminal sorting domain-containing protein, with product MKKIHTILSLLLLAVLETLATTPISSVTQVGTSNSVMVAWGETDVTISPGVSLNRFQISYNVVGMPATVIDNISASSRSFTINNLNFGSAYEIRVVEVIRVTIPPTPFTPPFIDSFNSSSNFNITLINPNRPPTAKCKDINKELGNSETVMVAVEDANNGSFDPDNNPLNLTLDNYGPFSVGEYYVQLTVTESNTVQMLSSSCYSRLTVADRTGPIVRTRTADVFLNSDGYGELDPRDLDYGTSDNTGYYNLSLDRTLFSCNDVGDQQVILTAMDTYGNKSSKAVSIRVFDKIEPYIIDEPVTFFANAQGQVVLTQELLAPLAFDPCGIKQITANQEILTTEMSSGILEIIAIDNHGNVSAKALMVNIVDNLPPNISGSVSIYLDEKGEGKFSSSMIENLVNDPSGISSITVLDNQSFNCNSAKDQSTNVYASDNAGNTQIGQVTITVLDTIKPTITLDSIVLTLNSSGKAEIILDSLGSLGYDNCSIVSSEFSQTEFMLADTILKNIQLTLTDPSGNSTTKNIRLHLNRFKADAGRKKSVTDSGIFSYGPNPVKNSILINMLNSPTSNTNTIRVRNSLGQLIKTIVPKTNSENVDLSAYPIGTYYLEVENQSGIQTERILFIK